GGATGTCAACGCCCTGCTGGATCCCGCAAAGGGCGACGTAGCGGCGCGCTTCGAACCGGTCCGGCCGGCCTGGGAGGCCGTGAAGTATACGGGATACGGTGAAGCGGTGCGCATTCTGGCGGAAGACGTGTATGGCATGGCCGAGATTACCGCCGACGGCCTGACGGCGGCGCAGGCCGAGAACGACAGACTGCGGGGCCCCGGCCAGCGACTGGCACTGTTGCGGGACCGCGCGGGTCTGGATCACGTGCAGATCGACAACTTCGTCTGGGCTTGCGAACCGGATGCCTCTGGACCGGATTTCTTTCTCTATGATCTCTCCTGGGTGGGATTCTGCAATGGCGAGGTGCCCGTAGAGAAAATCGCGGAGGAAACGGGGATTACGGTGAGCAACCTGGGCAGCCTGCACGACGCCATGGCCGCCATCTTCGCGAAGTACGGTCCCCACGCCATCGCCGTCAAGGCGCAGCACGCCTATTCCAGAACGCTCCGGTGGGAGGAGCGTAGCGACGAGGAAGCGGCAAGGGCCCTGGAGATCGTGCTGAGTAATCCCGCTGGCGCGCCGGAAGACGCTTCGCTGTGCCTGGGGGACTGGGGCTGGGCGCGGGGCGTGGAACTATCCATTGAGCACAACCTGCCGTTCAAGATCCACACCGGGTACTACGCGGGGCACAGCCGGATGCCGGTAGACCGGATTAAAAGCGGCAATCTGTGCGGACTGCTGGCGCGCTACCTCGACGCCCGGTTCGTGCTGATGCACATCGCCTACCCCTACAGCCACGAACTGATCGCGCTCGCGAAGCACTACCCCAACGTCTGGGTGGACCTCTGCTGGGCCTGGTCCATCGACCCGTTCAGTTCCTGCGATTTCGTCCGCCGGTTCATCCACGCCGTGCCGATCAACAAGCTGTTCGCTTTCGGCGGGGACACCGGCTGGCCTACCAGCGCCTATGCCTACGCGGTGCAGGCGCGGAGGTGGCTCGGCCGCGCCCTGGAAGGCGAGGTGAGCGACGGCCTCCTCACCGAAAAAGAGGCGATGGACGTGGCGCTCCGGCTCATGCAGACCAACCAGCGGGCGTGTTTCGACATCGCCGGAACGCGTGGGAATATCGTGCGGTCCCTGCAATCCATCGAGGCCTAAAAACGGGTTGCGATCGGGTGGGTCGTGCCTTATATTGTGCGCGGTTTTACCAGGCCACGATAGCTCAGTTGGTAGAGCAATTCACTCGTAATGAATAGGTCGCCGGTTCAAGTCCGGCTCGTGGCTTTCAACCCCTCCAGCAACGTGTCGACCGTCTGTTCTATGGCGGTTTCCGATTGTAGCGATTCTACCGGAATCGACACGTGCAACCCTACCTCGAAACGGTTTCTTAATTCCACGGCCATGAGGGAATCGACCCCCAGGCTGCGCCAGGTCTGCCCTTGATCGACGTTATCCGGGTCCACTTCCACGATCCTGCCGATCGCATCGTTCACATAGTCCTCGATGTAGACACGTAGTTTGTCCGTGGCCAACGCGTTCAGATCTGCCCTCGATAGCGGTGTGATCGACGGTGGTGCGCGTTCCGGTCGATCGACCGGAGACAGGTACGGTGCTAGCAGCGATTGTCCCGCGGGTTCCGTCGTAGGCATCACGCCGACGCGATGAACGTCCCGACGCAACAACCGGTCGAGTAGTGCACCGGCCTCATCGGGCGGGATCGGTCGCAGTCCCTGCCGCCTGAGACGATCGACAGCGTGTTCGTCTGCCGCCATGCCCGTACCTTCCCAGGGACCCCAGTTGATCGATGTTACCGGCAGGCTCTCATGGCGTCGGAGGTTAGCCAAGCCGTCGAGAAATGCGTTCGCGGCGGCGTAGGGCGCCTGGCCCGCGGTGCCGACCAGGGAAGCTGCCGAGGAAAACAGGACGAAAAGGTCCAGGTCGAGGTCCCTTGTCAACTCGTGCAGGAGCCAGGCACCGGATGTCTTGGGTCCGAGTACTTTGCCGAACCTTTCCACGGTCTGGGTGAGCAGAATGCCGTCGTCCAGCACGCCGGCGGCGTGGAAAACGCCCCTGACCGGCCCATGCTCCGCGCCCAGATCCGTTATGAGTTGTCCAATCGCCTCCCGGTCGCTCGCATCGGCCTGCACATACCTGACATTTCCGGCGGGATCGGCTTCCAGCGCCGTCTCCTCGACTCTCCTTCGACCCGTAACGACCACCCGGCCGGCTCCCCGGTCGAGCAGCCAGCCGGTGAGGAAACGTCCGATCCCGCCCGTGCCGCCCGCGACGAGGTAGGTCCCGCCCGGACGTATGACCGGGTCGTCGTCGCCCAGGTTCACCGGAATCGGCGCTCCGTCATCCACGAGCACCAGTTTGCCCGTGTGCCGGGCCTGCGACATGAACCGGATGGCCTCACGCGCCTGTTCCATCGGGAAGGTCTGATAGGGTAGGGGACGTATCCTGCCATCCCCGGCCATATCGACGACCTCTTGCAGCAAGCTGCCTGCCCGATCCGGCCGTTCTTCGATGAACTGCGCGAGATCGATAGGGTGATAGGATCGGTTCTGGTCGAACCGGTTAAGGTCGAGTGATCCGTGGTTCAGCAAGTCGGTTTTGCCGATCTCGATGAAACGTCCGTGGGGAGCCAGCAAGGACAGGGAAGCCCGCATGGCGGGACCGGAGAGGGTATTGAGCACGATATCCATGCCCTTCCCGTCCGTCTTCTCCATGATCTCTTTGGCGAATTCCAGGGATCGGGAGTCCATTACATGGGAAACGCCCATCGTTTTCAATAAGGCGCGTTTTTCTTTAGATCCGGCCGTGGCGATCACCTCGGCTTCCGCCTGCTGTGCAATTTGCAGGGCGGCCAGTCCCACCCCGCCGGTCGCGTTGTGAATAAGAACGCGGTCACCGGCGGACATCCCGCCGCGTACCACGAGCCCCAGGTACGCCGTCAGAAAGGCCACAGGCAGCGTAGCGGCCTCCTCGATACCCAGGTGTTCGGGCTTTCGGACGACCAGTCCGGCCTTCACGGTGACGTGTCCGGCCATGGCACCAGGCATCATCCCCATGACCACGTCGCCGATTTCCACGGAGTCCGCCCGGTCGCCGCACGCGACTACCTCGCCGACGCATTCCCATCCGAAGGACGATGGTTGCCGTGATGGTTCCTTCAGCATGCCGAGGGCCGTCAGCACGTCCCGGAAATTCAGTGCGGCGGTCCGTACGCGAACGACCACCTCGTCCGGTCCGGGACAGGATTTCGTTTTCGTTTTGAAATGGAGGTCATCGATCGAGCCGGGTGAGGACTGTGCCAGTACGTAACTTGATTTTGAACAAGCGGTTACGGGTACGGTTTTCGCATTGCTCCGCTCCAGATCTAAGGGAACCAGACGGCGGGTGAAAACACCAGACCCCCTCACCGCGAATTCACCGTGTGATGAGTCCGCGCCCACGATCGACGCGAGGCGCCCCACATCGGTCCCGCCGGTCCCGGCCGGAACGTCGATCAGCGTACAGTCCAACTCGGGATGTTCTCGCATGGCGACCCGTCCGCAGCCCCAGATCGACGCATATGCCGGCGATACAAGGTCGTCTGCCTTCACGGACTGCGCGCCCGCCGTAATCAGCCGCAGGCGGCACGGAAGATCCGGGTTGTCCAGCACTGTCCGGACCAGTTCGAAAGATTCCAGGGCAGGGCCGGTGTGGTGGCAGGACTGCTCGCTGGACTGCTGACCAGACTGGCGGCCGGACTTTCGGTCGTCGCCTCCCGTCCAAATCCCTGCCAAACCAATGTAGCTTCCGCTGTCGCATTCCACCGACCTCAACTTGTCGGCCAGCGCGCCCAGGTTTGTTTCCGATCCAC
This is a stretch of genomic DNA from Gemmatimonadota bacterium. It encodes these proteins:
- a CDS encoding amidohydrolase family protein, whose protein sequence is MSDLSRYIQETPLIDTHEHLRFEEDWVANGPDVLQDLFENYVPADLVVAGASQEDVNALLDPAKGDVAARFEPVRPAWEAVKYTGYGEAVRILAEDVYGMAEITADGLTAAQAENDRLRGPGQRLALLRDRAGLDHVQIDNFVWACEPDASGPDFFLYDLSWVGFCNGEVPVEKIAEETGITVSNLGSLHDAMAAIFAKYGPHAIAVKAQHAYSRTLRWEERSDEEAARALEIVLSNPAGAPEDASLCLGDWGWARGVELSIEHNLPFKIHTGYYAGHSRMPVDRIKSGNLCGLLARYLDARFVLMHIAYPYSHELIALAKHYPNVWVDLCWAWSIDPFSSCDFVRRFIHAVPINKLFAFGGDTGWPTSAYAYAVQARRWLGRALEGEVSDGLLTEKEAMDVALRLMQTNQRACFDIAGTRGNIVRSLQSIEA